The following is a genomic window from Triplophysa dalaica isolate WHDGS20190420 chromosome 22, ASM1584641v1, whole genome shotgun sequence.
CTGGTTGAGTTTGTTTGGACCTCTGCTAAGCTTCTGCAGAGCTCGGTAGGCATCTTGACGATGGATCATGACGATGTAGGCACAACCACGAGGGGGAATCATCTaccaaaaccacaaaaaaagtgagcttcacaaaaaaaaaactgtaacataTGCTAAGCTATGCGCACAGTTAATACTGAACTTACATTAATTGAATCTATCTGACCAAACTCCTCTAGTAAACAAGCCACGTCCTGCTGTTGTGTCCTTTTATCCAGCTGCCCCACCCATAATGTTGTACTGCATACTGAAAGAGAGGGATATTATCTTACATCATGCACAAGGATATATGAGGCCAACGCTGCCACCCTTGTGGCTACAATAGGAAAAGCAGCTCTGCTTACCACTGAGAGTGTTGTTCTTCACAGCCGGAAGGCCTTTCTGCCGCCGCTCTCGTTCcctatccctctctctcctttccTGAGAACGCGAGTGAGGTGACTGACGCCGACGCTCTCGTGAACGGGATCGGCGGTGCCGCATTCGTCTGCCACGGGAATTTGAACGAGACCTTCTTCTTTTAGGAGATCTGAAAAACACGATGTGTAGTATGCAggacaagtttaaaaaaaaaaatcttgtttaacatgcaaaacacaaagcagatattttgaagaatgttggactttggtccccattcacttctattgtaaggacacaaaactattacaagtcaatggggaccaatggttgtctgttaccaacaatctttaaaatatattttttgtgttctgcagaagaaagaaagtcatacgggtttaaAATTACATGAGGCAGGTTTGaattaaatgatgatagaattttcattttggggtgaacaatccctttaagcaTGTTGCACATACCTTGATCCTGAGCGTGACCTTGACCTCTTGTCATCAGGGAAATGGCTCGCGGTTGCGTCTGAATTTGTGGGCCTTTCCTgtacaatggattataataattaattatacaAACAAATTTTCTTACTAGTGTAAAATCAGTTActtgaaaaacaacacaacgGACATCTAAAGATGTATGCTTAAATGACTTTACCTGATGCTGATGTCCAGCCATGATCTGGTTGAACGTGTCGTTCTGTGGGTGGAAAACTGTATGTGGCTGTCCCATCGGAGGCATTATGCCTGGGAAAGGCTGCGAGTTCATAAGACCAAACCCTTGGACCTGTCCATTTGATGGCAGAACAACCTGAGCACACGCCAACAAGTATTTATATAACAGGTAAACATTAAACTGCATATTCAAGTTTGTTGTAAGACCACATACCTGCTGATGCTGTGACATGCCCATCATATGTTGTTGAAAGTGCTGCATCTGATTGGCCAGATGCTGTTCAGGAAATCCTCTGCAAagagacaaacaaatgaaaaattaaacatCGAACATAGAACTGAGCAAGTGATACTACAATGTacctttgttttaaaataaaaagatgccACTTACAAATTAGGTTGAATAGATGGTGTTTCGTCCTTTTTGCCCTCATCACCAGCTTCTGGCTCATCATCATAGTCAAAGCGGTCCAGAAGTGTCTGAAATACATGTAATCAACATTTATGACAAATAAAAAGTCATCTTTGCTAAACTCTGCCTTTTACATGGCATAATGTATAAATTACTATTAAGAAAATACatcaacattaaaacaacattttaaccAAGAATATCGGTTTATTGAAATCTCCAATTCAATCCAATGGAACAAAAAGCTTGTATGAGCAACTTAAGGAAGGCAAATATTATCATAAAGCAATTCTCTCAAGTAACTACACTTACCGTATCGAAAGTTGCCTTCTTCTCCACCTGCTGTTGTGTGTGATGGAGATGCTGATGTATAAGGGCGGATGGTGTTGCGGTCATTGGCTGAGTCTGTAGGTGGATTTGACTCCTGTTATTGTCTACAGTTGGAGACTGAGGTTTTCCTGGAGGCTGAAAGTTCTGAAGCATCTGCTGAAGCTTCGTAAAATAGTGAAAGCATGAATATAcagaaataattaaaagttATCAATTGATACACAGAGTAGATTTTATCCTTAGCTGTACTGAATCAATGTTGGTGTGACTCACCTTCTGTCCTTGAGAGGATTGAATCAGTTGAGCAACTGCTGCAAAAGCATCGGAGTTCTGAAGCTGAGGAACAGTTGCTGTCATGGAGTTTGACGTCACCACAGGATGACTCTGCTCCTGCTCTCTCACTGGAGACGGTGGAGATGCTGCACAAATGATATTCATGATAAAGTTCTTATATGTTATTATCAAACTTGTTTATAACATTTTACAGATGCATCAGTGCCTTACCCCCATCAGGACCACTGTCCACTCCTCCTGAGCTGCTGGATCCAGCGGCCATGTCCAAGAGTGGCTGGATCACATCGATCTTAAACACTCCATTTTTCTGCCACAGATTCAACACTCGTACTATCTTACTCTGGAAACAGAAACATCATGAGCATCAATGAGCATAAACAAACATCAGAGAACCTATTCCAATCACTTAAATCCcagaaaaattaaatacatagcTGGAAATACTTTGCTAACTCACCCGATCCTCTGTGGGACACAAGCACAGGTTCTCGAATGTTCCCATGATGTTTTTGGTGAACCTGGGCCCAAAGACATCTTTGTCAGCTCCAAACTGATGCCGTGACTGTCTCACAATAGAATCCACCACATAGAGACCCGGGACTTTGTACTCAGGCTTGCACTGATATGAGGAAAGTACACAACAGCTTTCAATAAAATAAGAGGTTCTGCAAAGAACCAACGATAAATGGGAATCGTCTTACTGTACAAAGAAATCGGACCTACCTTCTTTATGAATTTCTCAACAATTTGGACAACATGCTTGTATAACtagaaataaatgaagagaagcTGTTAATGGTCTGTGTATCTAGGGATAGTTTCAGACACAAATAATACTGCTAAATAAGCATCAGATAAAAAGTTCAATGTACTTTTGCAGCCTAAAGACGTACTTTAATGGCTTTAATTGCAGATTTGGTGATAGCGATCATCTTGGCCCTCGAGATGGGAGGCTTAGAGTCCATCAAAGAAAATAACTGCAATGGAGTCATACAGTCATGTTAAAGCATAGGATGCAGAGGAGTTGTGGGTTTTGAAAAGAAGTTATCACAACATACATACAAGTGTTCCTAAATATTTCCAATGCAAACAGCTCTATAATTTATCAACAGTGGCttactttcattatttttatctttatataaaaatgaacatactgTTATTTACTAACTTGCTTTGGAAACCATGGTTTAACAATAGTAAAAGGGACATATGAAAAGGTTTGACACGGTTATTTGTATTGCCATAGCTAAACCACaaatacaatgtttaaaaaaaatagctttAGAGACAATGGTATAATAGTGTtttactatggttttactacaaataccataATGAAGCAATccaatatgttttattgtaataaaaccATTGTTCATTTTCTAATATGTCTCCGAATGTAATAATTGTTCCATGAAACAAAACAGTCATACATGTTAATTACATACAACAGAATACATAGACACGCCCACATCTGCACATCAAGATGTACTTAGTATTCCAGaatttgactaccattaaagGAGGCTTGTCAATCATAATAGATCATTACATGTAAATACAACAACAGTAACAACAGTACGCTGTCTACTACCTCTTGGTGTCGTATAGTTAAtgatagtttatttaatatgtaaatacGTTTTGATGAAACGTTATCAAGGAAAAGAAGTACACGCGACACAAGTTTGcaaaacagtcattttaaacacatCCACATCAAGTCTGTGTTTGGCGGGACGAGTTTTATGACAATCGGGAACTTCCGgtaatttgtgtttacttccagTATTAGCAAACAtctatatttttgaaataagaATGTGTTACTGTAACAGGTTGTTGCTCTGCCCAGCATGTGCTGTTTAACGCTGGACACATAGTAACGTGTTAAGTGCAATGTTACAATGTATCCATCTGAGACTGTAAACAAAGTGCAAACTGTTATGAGTCTGGCACTTGGTTTTGCGTGCCATCTCCTAATTTTTGCACAAACgtgcatttattaatgttgttCTGGCATGAAAGTAATCAAAGAAGTATATTAACGGCAAAGGTTTTGCTGTGTGTGTATCACATCAAGCTACAAAGCTAGCTGATCGACTTAGCCATTaaaacctcaaaatatattaGAACCGAACATACCGAATAACATCTAGAAAAAGCACCAAATGTAATTTCAAACGATAGCTTGGTACAACAAGCCAGAGGCCACTTGGCATCTTGCAAATGCTTATTTTAAACAACGAGGCCTTCATGTGTTATGAGCCATTGCAAAACACTGATAGCTTGTGCTTATCAAAGCGCGAGCTAACggtcatttaaatatgtttaacgCACACAAACCTCATGATTAAAAGCGTTGACGGCATCCATGATGTCCCGTGACTGTTTTGCAGCTACTTTAACCGATAAAATCAGAAATGTATGCGGTACTGTCCTCTATCAGGCCGCCCCAACATGTCCGCCCCTGGCTGGCAGCAGACAGCTCGGACTCGGAGTCGGCGCGGTCCTCGCGGTGCAGGATGGGATTGAGGGAATGCGCTTCTTCTAATCCGTCACTAGGTGGCGATAAAAGAACATATAAAAAGTAGATATCTGCAAAAACTATAATAATGCCTTCTCTTAAGTTGACTGCTTAGGTAAGTCaagtaaactttatttatttagggcTTTATTACAATTTCATTGTTAAAATGagcaaaacattaacatttatacaagtaaaaacaa
Proteins encoded in this region:
- the scaf4a gene encoding SR-related and CTD-associated factor 4, which gives rise to MDAVNAFNHELFSLMDSKPPISRAKMIAITKSAIKAIKLYKHVVQIVEKFIKKCKPEYKVPGLYVVDSIVRQSRHQFGADKDVFGPRFTKNIMGTFENLCLCPTEDRSKIVRVLNLWQKNGVFKIDVIQPLLDMAAGSSSSGGVDSGPDGASPPSPVREQEQSHPVVTSNSMTATVPQLQNSDAFAAVAQLIQSSQGQKLQQMLQNFQPPGKPQSPTVDNNRSQIHLQTQPMTATPSALIHQHLHHTQQQVEKKATFDTTLLDRFDYDDEPEAGDEGKKDETPSIQPNLGFPEQHLANQMQHFQQHMMGMSQHQQVVLPSNGQVQGFGLMNSQPFPGIMPPMGQPHTVFHPQNDTFNQIMAGHQHQERPTNSDATASHFPDDKRSRSRSGSRSPKRRRSRSNSRGRRMRHRRSRSRERRRQSPHSRSQERRERDRERERRQKGLPAVKNNTLSVCSTTLWVGQLDKRTQQQDVACLLEEFGQIDSINMIPPRGCAYIVMIHRQDAYRALQKLSRGPNKLNQKAIKIAWALNKGIKTEFKQHWDVELGVTYIPWSKIKQEDLDVFKEGGMLDTDSLPPEWRDSQSELEKAEESQNGRPEVRKMDETPPVVPMQNQVPPVQPIGAVGVPPPGFPGPMNMPPPSFPPGVPPPPGPFIRPGFNPMQMPPGFLPPGAMPPLGAAGPHPPSAGIKMPPVAGSVEDRSSDPARINNDGTDGFNSGNQVPPGGPPGMGMQSPPGLLGSRPGMMPLQRPPGMPPPHMQRFSIPPPRPGMPPMPPQMMPPRGPPQMMHREPPPRGFGMPPHPHGIRGHFPPPGPPFMRPGGPRPDGPNDHEGRPFRGEPSGLGRGRDREQDWFGGHRPFGEGHGGERSEGRERFGGWHEEPEKQGGWERERERRDWRRSPEGERDREKDGGEERSRRSGREPATRERSTRWDKDDRLDRMGNIGEEPSEKLQEPMNIDEPNANSAEELPEALPDSKASEPIGDNKSVEQTHTEES